The genomic interval ATCCAGTAAAACAGTTTCGTGCGGTTGGTGACGCTCATTTTTTCGATTCCTCTTTCATGCGGTATCCGATGCCCCGGATCGTTTCGATCAGATCGCCCGACTCGCCGAGCTTCTTTCTGAGCCCGAGAATCTGCACGTCGACCGCGCGGTCGGTAACCTGGTAGTTTTCGCCGCGTACGGCGTCGATGAGGCGCTGGCGGGAAAACACCCGTCCGGGATTCCGCATGAAGAACTCCAGCAGGGCGAACTCGGTGACGGAAAGATGGAGAGGCTCTCCGCCCATGGTCGTTTCGTGGCGGGCGGGATCGAGCTCGATGCCGTGCATCGCAAGCGGCTTGAGATCGCTCTCTGTCTCCTCCGGCTCGCGGTTGATTTCGCGCAATCGGGCGCGCACGCGGGCGACGAGGACGCGCGGCGAAAAGGGCTTGCAGATGTAATCGTCCGCTCCGAGCTCGAGGCCGGCGACGACGTCGGCGTCCTCCGATCG from Teretinema zuelzerae carries:
- a CDS encoding response regulator, giving the protein MKKATILVVEDERDIQELISFNLEREGYTVVVSDNAEKALDLIPRLLPDLILLDMMLPGIDGFDALRRIRSSATLPRIPVFMVTARSEDADVVAGLELGADDYICKPFSPRVLVARVRARLREINREPEETESDLKPLAMHGIELDPARHETTMGGEPLHLSVTEFALLEFFMRNPGRVFSRQRLIDAVRGENYQVTDRAVDVQILGLRKKLGESGDLIETIRGIGYRMKEESKK